The Prionailurus viverrinus isolate Anna chromosome B4, UM_Priviv_1.0, whole genome shotgun sequence genome has a window encoding:
- the HDAC7 gene encoding histone deacetylase 7 isoform X1 gives MILPCVNRAVRSCTLCMQGCVRSDGTQVSPGAHCPSPPGTGRLRPPADTPGPQPQPMDLRVGQRPPVEPPPEPALLALQHPQHLHHHLLFAAGLPQRSAEPMRLPMDTPVPQLQVGQQEQELRQLLNKDKSKRSAVASSVVKQKLAEVILKKQQAALERTVHPNSPSIPYRTLEPLETEGAARSMLSSFLPPVPSLPSDPPEHFPLRKTVSEPNLKLRYKPKKSLERRKNPLLRKESAPPSLRRRPAETLGDSSPSSSSTPASGCSSPNDSEQGPNPVLGSEALLGQRLRLQETSLAPFALPTVSLLPAITLGLPAPARADADRRTHPTLGPRGPVLGSPHAPLFLPHSLESESGGPLSSRLQPILLLDPSVSHAPLLTVPGLGPLPFHFAQSLLTTERLSGSGLHRPLSRTRSEPLPPSATAPPPLGPLQPRLDRLKPHVQLIKRPAKPSEKPRLRQIPSAEDLETDGGGVGPVGDDALEHRESSHGQHEARGPIPLQQHQQVFLWEQQRLAGRLPRGGTGDSVLLSLAQGSHRPLSRAQSSPAAPASLPTPEPASQARVLPCSETSARTLPFTTGLVYDSVMLKHQCSCGDNSRHPEHAGRIQSIWSRLQERGLRSQCECLRGRKASLEELQSVHSERHVLLYGTNPLSRLKLDNGKLAGLLAQRMFVMLPCGGVGVDTDTIWNELHSSNAARWAAGSVTDLAFKVASRELKNGFAVVRPPGHHADHSTAMGFCFFNSVAIACRQLQQQGKAGKILIMDWDVHHGNGTQQTFYQDPSVLYISLHRHDDGNFFPGSGAVDEVGAGSGEGFNVNVAWAGGLDPPMGDPEYLAAFRMVVMPIAREFSPDLVLVSAGFDAAEGHPAPLGGYHVSAKCFGYMTQQLMSLAGGAVVLALEGGHDLTAICDASEACVAALLGNKVDPLSEEGWKQKPNLNAIRSLEAVIQVHSKYWGCMQRLASCPDSWVPRVPGADTEEVEAVTALASLSVGILAEERPSQQLVEEEEPMNL, from the exons CAGAGCCGGCGCTGCTGGCCCTGCAGCACCCCCAGCACCTGCACCACCACCTGCTGTTCGCAGCAGGCCTGCCTCAGCGCTCAGCGGAACCCATGAGG CTCCCAATGGACACACCGGTGCCCCAGTTGCAGGTGGGGCAGCAGGAACAAGAGCTGCGGCAGCTTCTCAATAAGGACAAGAGCAAGCGAA GTGCCGTAGCTAGCAGTGTGGTCAAGCAGAAGCTGGCAGAGGTGATTCTAAAGAAGCAGCAGGCAGCCCTAGAGAGAACAGTCCATCCCAATAGCCCCAGCATTCCCTACAG AACTCTCGAGCCCTTGGAGACGGAAGGAGCTGCTCGCTCTATGCTTAGCAGCTTTCTGCCTCCGGTTCCCAGCCTGCCCAGTGACCCCCCAGAACACTTCCCTCTCCGAAAGACAG TCTCTGAGCCCAACCTGAAGCTGCGCTACAAGCCCAAGAAGTCcctggagaggaggaagaatCCACTGCTCAGAAAGGAGAGCGCCCCGCCTAGTCTCCGGCGGCGGCCTGCAGAGACCCTCGGTG acTCCTCCCCCAGTAGCAGCAGCACACCAGCATCAGGGTGCAGCTCCCCCAATGACAGCGAGCAAGGCCCCAACCCCGTCCTGGGCTCGGAG GCGCTCTTGGGCCAGCGGCTGCGGCTGCAGGAGACCTCTCTGGCCCCGTTCGCCTTGCCGACAGTGTCCTTGCTGCCCGCAATCACGCTGGGGCTCCCCGCCCCTGCCAGG gCTGATGCTGACCGCAGGACCCATCCGACACTGGGCCCTCGGGGGCCGGTCCTGGGGAGCCCCCATgctcccctcttcctgccccacaGCCTGGAGTCTGAGTCTGGGGGCCCCTTGTCCTCTCGACTACAGCCCATTCTCCTCCTCGATCCCTCAGTCTCTCACGCGCCCCTGCTGACTG TGCCCGGGCTTGGGCCCCTGCCCTTCCACTTTGCCCAGTCCTTACTGACCACCGAGCGGCTCTCTGGGTCAGGCCTCCACCGGCCACTGAGCCGGACCCGCTCAGAGCCCCTACCCCCAAGCGCCACCGCCCCCCCACCGCTGGGCCCCCTGCAGCCCCGCCTGGACCGGCTCAAACCTCACGTCCAGCTGATCAAG aggccagCCAAGCCAAGTGAGAAGCCCCGACTGCGGCAGATCCCCTCAGCTGAGGACCTGGAGACAGATGGTGGGGGAGTGGGGCCGGTGGGGGATGACGCCCTGGAGCACAGGGAGTCAAGCCATGGGCAGCACGAAGCCAGAGGCCCTATTCCTCTCCAGCAGCACCAGCAG GTGttcctctgggagcagcagcGACTGGCTGGGCGGCTCCCACGGGGAGGAACTGGGGACTCTGTGCTGCTTTCCCTGGCCCAGGGCAGTCACCGGCCCCTGTCCAGGGCTCAGTCATCCCCAGCTGCGCCTGCCTCATTGCCAACCCCAGAGCCTGCCAGCCAGGCCCGTGTCCTGCCCTGCTCAGAGACCTCTGCCAGGACCCTGCCGTTCACCACAG GGCTGGTGTACGACTCGGTGATGCTGAAACACCAGTGCTCCTGCGGGGACAACAGCAGGCACCCGGAGCACGCGGGCCGTATCCAGAGCATCTGGTCCCGGCTGCAGGAGCGGGGGCTCCGGAGCCAGTGTGAG TGTCTCCGGGGCCGGAAGGCCTCCCTGGAGGAGCTGCAGTCAGTGCACTCCGAGCGGCACGTGCTTCTCTATGGCACCAACCCGCTCAGCCGCCTCAAACTGGACAACGGGAAGCTGGCAG GGCTCCTGGCACAGCGGATGTTTGTGATGCTGCCCTGTGGTGGGGTAGGG GTGGATACCGATACCATCTGGAATGAGCTGCACTCTTCCAATGCGGCCCGCTGGGCAGCCGGCAGCGTCACTGACCTTGCCTTCAAAGTCGCTTCCCGTGAGCTAAAG AATGGTTTTGCTGTGGTTCGGCCCCCAGGACACCATGCGGACCATTCTACAGCCAT ggGCTTCTGCTTCTTCAACTCCGTGGCCATTGCCTGCCGGCAACTTCAACAACAGGGCAAGGCCGGCAAGATCCTCATCATGGACTGG GATGTTCACCATGGCAATGGCACCCAGCAAACCTTCTACCAGGACCCCAGTGTGCTCTACATCTCCCTGCATCGCCATGATGATGGCAACTTCTTCCCCGGCAGTGGGGCCGTGGATGAG GTGGGAGCTGGCAGCGGTGAGGGCTTCAATGTCAACGTGGCCTGGGCAGGAGGTCTAGACCCCCCTATGGGGGATCCTGAGTACCTGGCTGCCTTCAG GATGGTTGTGATGCCCATTGCCCGAGAGTTCTCTCCGGACCTGGTTCTGGTGTCAGCTGGGTTTGATGCTGCCGAGGGTCACCCAGCCCCGCTGGGTGGCTACCATGTTTCCGCTAAAT GTTTTGGGTACATGACCCAGCAGCTGATGAGCTTGGCGGGAGGTGCAGTGGTGCTGGCCTTGGAAGGCGGCCATGACCTCACAGCCATCTGTGACGCTTCTGAGGCCTGTGTGGCTGCTCTTCTGGGAAACAAG gTGGATCCTCTCTCAGAAGAAGGCTGGAAGCAGAAACCCAACCTCAACGCCATCCGCTCTTTGGAAGCCGTGATCCAGGTGCACA GTAAATACTGGGGCTGCATGCAGCGCCTGGCCTCCTGTCCAGACTCCTGGGTGCCCAGGGTGCCAGGGGCCGACACAGAAGAAGTGGAGGCAGTGACCGCACTGGCGTCCCTCTCCGTGGGCATCCTGGCTGAAGAGCG GCCCTCACAACagctggtggaggaggaagaaccTATGAATCTCTAA
- the HDAC7 gene encoding histone deacetylase 7 isoform X6, translating to MHSPGAGRLRPPADTPGPQPQPMDLRVGQRPPVEPPPEPALLALQHPQHLHHHLLFAAGLPQRSAEPMRLPMDTPVPQLQVGQQEQELRQLLNKDKSKRSAVASSVVKQKLAEVILKKQQAALERTVHPNSPSIPYRTLEPLETEGAARSMLSSFLPPVPSLPSDPPEHFPLRKTVSEPNLKLRYKPKKSLERRKNPLLRKESAPPSLRRRPAETLGDSSPSSSSTPASGCSSPNDSEQGPNPVLGSEALLGQRLRLQETSLAPFALPTVSLLPAITLGLPAPARADADRRTHPTLGPRGPVLGSPHAPLFLPHSLESESGGPLSSRLQPILLLDPSVSHAPLLTVPGLGPLPFHFAQSLLTTERLSGSGLHRPLSRTRSEPLPPSATAPPPLGPLQPRLDRLKPHVQLIKRPAKPSEKPRLRQIPSAEDLETDGGGVGPVGDDALEHRESSHGQHEARGPIPLQQHQQVFLWEQQRLAGRLPRGGTGDSVLLSLAQGSHRPLSRAQSSPAAPASLPTPEPASQARVLPCSETSARTLPFTTGLVYDSVMLKHQCSCGDNSRHPEHAGRIQSIWSRLQERGLRSQCECLRGRKASLEELQSVHSERHVLLYGTNPLSRLKLDNGKLAGLLAQRMFVMLPCGGVGVDTDTIWNELHSSNAARWAAGSVTDLAFKVASRELKNGFAVVRPPGHHADHSTAMGFCFFNSVAIACRQLQQQGKAGKILIMDWDVHHGNGTQQTFYQDPSVLYISLHRHDDGNFFPGSGAVDEVGAGSGEGFNVNVAWAGGLDPPMGDPEYLAAFRMVVMPIAREFSPDLVLVSAGFDAAEGHPAPLGGYHVSAKCFGYMTQQLMSLAGGAVVLALEGGHDLTAICDASEACVAALLGNKVDPLSEEGWKQKPNLNAIRSLEAVIQVHSKYWGCMQRLASCPDSWVPRVPGADTEEVEAVTALASLSVGILAEERPSQQLVEEEEPMNL from the exons CAGAGCCGGCGCTGCTGGCCCTGCAGCACCCCCAGCACCTGCACCACCACCTGCTGTTCGCAGCAGGCCTGCCTCAGCGCTCAGCGGAACCCATGAGG CTCCCAATGGACACACCGGTGCCCCAGTTGCAGGTGGGGCAGCAGGAACAAGAGCTGCGGCAGCTTCTCAATAAGGACAAGAGCAAGCGAA GTGCCGTAGCTAGCAGTGTGGTCAAGCAGAAGCTGGCAGAGGTGATTCTAAAGAAGCAGCAGGCAGCCCTAGAGAGAACAGTCCATCCCAATAGCCCCAGCATTCCCTACAG AACTCTCGAGCCCTTGGAGACGGAAGGAGCTGCTCGCTCTATGCTTAGCAGCTTTCTGCCTCCGGTTCCCAGCCTGCCCAGTGACCCCCCAGAACACTTCCCTCTCCGAAAGACAG TCTCTGAGCCCAACCTGAAGCTGCGCTACAAGCCCAAGAAGTCcctggagaggaggaagaatCCACTGCTCAGAAAGGAGAGCGCCCCGCCTAGTCTCCGGCGGCGGCCTGCAGAGACCCTCGGTG acTCCTCCCCCAGTAGCAGCAGCACACCAGCATCAGGGTGCAGCTCCCCCAATGACAGCGAGCAAGGCCCCAACCCCGTCCTGGGCTCGGAG GCGCTCTTGGGCCAGCGGCTGCGGCTGCAGGAGACCTCTCTGGCCCCGTTCGCCTTGCCGACAGTGTCCTTGCTGCCCGCAATCACGCTGGGGCTCCCCGCCCCTGCCAGG gCTGATGCTGACCGCAGGACCCATCCGACACTGGGCCCTCGGGGGCCGGTCCTGGGGAGCCCCCATgctcccctcttcctgccccacaGCCTGGAGTCTGAGTCTGGGGGCCCCTTGTCCTCTCGACTACAGCCCATTCTCCTCCTCGATCCCTCAGTCTCTCACGCGCCCCTGCTGACTG TGCCCGGGCTTGGGCCCCTGCCCTTCCACTTTGCCCAGTCCTTACTGACCACCGAGCGGCTCTCTGGGTCAGGCCTCCACCGGCCACTGAGCCGGACCCGCTCAGAGCCCCTACCCCCAAGCGCCACCGCCCCCCCACCGCTGGGCCCCCTGCAGCCCCGCCTGGACCGGCTCAAACCTCACGTCCAGCTGATCAAG aggccagCCAAGCCAAGTGAGAAGCCCCGACTGCGGCAGATCCCCTCAGCTGAGGACCTGGAGACAGATGGTGGGGGAGTGGGGCCGGTGGGGGATGACGCCCTGGAGCACAGGGAGTCAAGCCATGGGCAGCACGAAGCCAGAGGCCCTATTCCTCTCCAGCAGCACCAGCAG GTGttcctctgggagcagcagcGACTGGCTGGGCGGCTCCCACGGGGAGGAACTGGGGACTCTGTGCTGCTTTCCCTGGCCCAGGGCAGTCACCGGCCCCTGTCCAGGGCTCAGTCATCCCCAGCTGCGCCTGCCTCATTGCCAACCCCAGAGCCTGCCAGCCAGGCCCGTGTCCTGCCCTGCTCAGAGACCTCTGCCAGGACCCTGCCGTTCACCACAG GGCTGGTGTACGACTCGGTGATGCTGAAACACCAGTGCTCCTGCGGGGACAACAGCAGGCACCCGGAGCACGCGGGCCGTATCCAGAGCATCTGGTCCCGGCTGCAGGAGCGGGGGCTCCGGAGCCAGTGTGAG TGTCTCCGGGGCCGGAAGGCCTCCCTGGAGGAGCTGCAGTCAGTGCACTCCGAGCGGCACGTGCTTCTCTATGGCACCAACCCGCTCAGCCGCCTCAAACTGGACAACGGGAAGCTGGCAG GGCTCCTGGCACAGCGGATGTTTGTGATGCTGCCCTGTGGTGGGGTAGGG GTGGATACCGATACCATCTGGAATGAGCTGCACTCTTCCAATGCGGCCCGCTGGGCAGCCGGCAGCGTCACTGACCTTGCCTTCAAAGTCGCTTCCCGTGAGCTAAAG AATGGTTTTGCTGTGGTTCGGCCCCCAGGACACCATGCGGACCATTCTACAGCCAT ggGCTTCTGCTTCTTCAACTCCGTGGCCATTGCCTGCCGGCAACTTCAACAACAGGGCAAGGCCGGCAAGATCCTCATCATGGACTGG GATGTTCACCATGGCAATGGCACCCAGCAAACCTTCTACCAGGACCCCAGTGTGCTCTACATCTCCCTGCATCGCCATGATGATGGCAACTTCTTCCCCGGCAGTGGGGCCGTGGATGAG GTGGGAGCTGGCAGCGGTGAGGGCTTCAATGTCAACGTGGCCTGGGCAGGAGGTCTAGACCCCCCTATGGGGGATCCTGAGTACCTGGCTGCCTTCAG GATGGTTGTGATGCCCATTGCCCGAGAGTTCTCTCCGGACCTGGTTCTGGTGTCAGCTGGGTTTGATGCTGCCGAGGGTCACCCAGCCCCGCTGGGTGGCTACCATGTTTCCGCTAAAT GTTTTGGGTACATGACCCAGCAGCTGATGAGCTTGGCGGGAGGTGCAGTGGTGCTGGCCTTGGAAGGCGGCCATGACCTCACAGCCATCTGTGACGCTTCTGAGGCCTGTGTGGCTGCTCTTCTGGGAAACAAG gTGGATCCTCTCTCAGAAGAAGGCTGGAAGCAGAAACCCAACCTCAACGCCATCCGCTCTTTGGAAGCCGTGATCCAGGTGCACA GTAAATACTGGGGCTGCATGCAGCGCCTGGCCTCCTGTCCAGACTCCTGGGTGCCCAGGGTGCCAGGGGCCGACACAGAAGAAGTGGAGGCAGTGACCGCACTGGCGTCCCTCTCCGTGGGCATCCTGGCTGAAGAGCG GCCCTCACAACagctggtggaggaggaagaaccTATGAATCTCTAA